ACAGATACTGTAGTGAGGAGGTCAGCCTGTGTGAAGGGGATTAGTGGAGCATCGGGCTGAAGAAGCAGGGGGGCCAGGTTCCAGAGGGCCTGAGGACTCAGCTGAAGAATGTGGGCTTCATACTATAGTAATGGGGAGCCATGGTATGTTCTTGATCAGAAGAGTTTGGCCAGGGTTTGGCCAAAAAGTAGCAGGACCACTCTGAGTGATATAAGGGAGTTGTTGCGGAGAACGGACCTGTAAATTAAGGGAGCAATTGGAGAAGTCTGTGCAGAGCTGTGCCTCTGCCCTTGGTATTGGGTCTGAAGCCTCTCTTGGTCATCTGGGCTGGCAGGCATAAAGGGGGCAGAGAGGACAGACTATCCCCCAGGAGGACAAGCTGGCACCTGTGCTtggccctccctgccttccttcaaCTGCAGTGACACTGTGACCTGCAGGAGGAGCTGACACTCTCTGCCCCGGAGCTGCACGTGGAGCAGGGCTCAGAGCAGCTGGAGGCGGGGATGCAGGAGCCCTAGGAGGGGCTGCACTAACAGCAAGGTGAGCGCTCCCACCACGTCTGGGCTGCTTGGCTTTTGCCTTTCAGATCTCATGCAGATTTCTCTTGTGGTCAGCCTAACTCAGAACTTCACAGGGCAGGAAACTCTGGGAGGCACAGTTCCAATCAAGTTAGCTCGACCAATCCAGAGCCACCACAGGTAAGCAACCAGAGCTTTCCTGGGATGATAAACCTCCAGAGAAAAGGAGGCTCTAGAAGTCTCTAGTAGCTCCTGGGTTGGCTGTAGGATGCTGTGGCTGTCATTATGCTCTTTGAAATTCTTCagtcctccccctccctccagatGCGTGGGCACGTGCGTCCCTCCCACTTGGTATTAGCCGTGGCCTCATGCCTTGCGTTGGCCAGTGAGGTGGAAGTGGAAGTAACCTGTCACTTCTAAGTGGAGGCTTTAAGAATCAGTGCAGGCTTtgtcactttctttttcccttttgtcatTCTGACCAGCAATATGCCGCATAGTAGCTGTTTATCATCCTGAGTCCCAGAGGGATGAAGACGCTGATGCAGAGCAGATCCCCCAGCCAACCTCTCACAGACCTGCAGCGTGAGGGAGAGGGAAACctttgtggttttaagccactgagattttgaagCTGTGCCTACCATAGAACCTAGCCTGTCCTGCCTGAGGGCGTTGGAGAAGTGGGCCATTTTCCTGGAGAGCAGGTCTCCCCTCAGCAGAGCTTTGGCGGCAGCTTTCACCTCTGCGTTCCTCAGGCTGTAGATGATGGGGTTCAGGGAGGGCGTCACGGCCCCGTAGAACAGTGCAATGATCTTGTCCAAGTTGGGGTCCTTGGCCTTGGGCTTGAAGTACATGAAGGAGAGAGTCCCATAGAAGACTACCACCACTGTGAGGTGggcagagcaggtggagaaggctttgCGCCGGCTGGCAGCGGACGGCACCCTAAGGATGGCAGCAAGGACGAAAACGTAGGACAGGCAGATGAGCAGCAGTGGGGCCAGCGTCAGGACAGCCGTGGCCACCATTGTTAGCAGCACATTGAAAGAGACGTCCCCACAGGCTAATTTCAGCACGGCCAAGATCTCACAGAAGAAGTGGTTGATGACATTGTGGCCACAGGAGGGGAGGCTCCAGGTGAGAGTGGAATGCAGCAGGGAGTTGACAAAGCCTGTCCCCCAGCTCAGTGCTGCCATCCTCGCACACGTCTGCCTGCTCATGAGCTCTGGGTACCGAAGTGGCCGGCAGATGGCCACGTAACGGTCGTACGCCATCACAACCAAGAGCAAGCACTCGGTGGAGCCCAGCGCCAGGGTCAGGTACATCTGCAGGGCGCAGCCAGGGAAGGAGATGGTCATTTGGGTTTCCAGGAAGTTGACCAGCATGAGAGACACAAAGGAGGATGTGCCACAGATATCTATGAGGGAGAGGTTGCTGAGAAAGAAGTACATGGGGCTACGCAGGCAGGGGTCCAGCACGTTCAGCCCGATGAGGAGGGAGTTCCCCAGCACGTTCATGGAGTAGATGCCCAGGCAGAGCGCAAACAGGACCACCTCTAGGTTATGGTGCTCGTGTAGCCCCAGCAGGACATACTCTGTCACAGCCATCTGGTTGGCCCcctccatctctttctccctcctttcccacctGCACCACAAAGGTGTTGGAAAAAGCACTGGCTGTCCTGGGAGCCAAGCACCCTGgatgtgtgacctggggcaggtcaGCCCTACCTCTGGAATGTGGTCTCACCATCTGTGTAATGAGGGAGCTGACTTCAGATCTGCAAGCTGGCCCTCTCAGCTCTGTGGTTCTGATGGAACTTATGGGAGATGGGGCCCATTCTAATCCCCTTGGCTCATCTCTCTTCACCCCCAGGGTGGGCTCAG
The nucleotide sequence above comes from Camelus dromedarius isolate mCamDro1 chromosome 10, mCamDro1.pat, whole genome shotgun sequence. Encoded proteins:
- the LOC105102283 gene encoding olfactory receptor 13C7 → MEGANQMAVTEYVLLGLHEHHNLEVVLFALCLGIYSMNVLGNSLLIGLNVLDPCLRSPMYFFLSNLSLIDICGTSSFVSLMLVNFLETQMTISFPGCALQMYLTLALGSTECLLLVVMAYDRYVAICRPLRYPELMSRQTCARMAALSWGTGFVNSLLHSTLTWSLPSCGHNVINHFFCEILAVLKLACGDVSFNVLLTMVATAVLTLAPLLLICLSYVFVLAAILRVPSAASRRKAFSTCSAHLTVVVVFYGTLSFMYFKPKAKDPNLDKIIALFYGAVTPSLNPIIYSLRNAEVKAAAKALLRGDLLSRKMAHFSNALRQDRLGSMDEQQTPPVCPTSSLATCLHPNSTHKRPPGPGTLNYSQLPGKKAVQNQQVLHRRHKDSTCINSGYQPWQPQPQPQPQLSCNPLPAQHSPDAAAGREA